In Deltaproteobacteria bacterium, a genomic segment contains:
- a CDS encoding rubredoxin, with product MSKAEEMFQCQSVNCGYIYDPDKGDKKGKIPKGTCFADLPEDWKCPICGAGKKNFRPLAGAGSTAQEGC from the coding sequence GTGTCCAAAGCCGAAGAAATGTTTCAATGCCAATCGGTAAATTGCGGTTATATTTACGATCCGGATAAAGGCGATAAAAAAGGCAAGATCCCCAAAGGGACCTGCTTTGCCGATCTGCCGGAAGATTGGAAATGTCCCATCTGCGGAGCCGGCAAAAAAAATTTCCGTCCTTTGGCCGGAGCGGGCTCGACGGCCCAGGAGGGATGTTAG
- a CDS encoding rubrerythrin family protein, whose translation MSKTEQNLKDAFAGESQANRKYLAFAKQAEQEGYPQAAKLFRAVAEAETVHAHAHLRTLGGIKKTAENLKEALAGEIHEFKKMYPAMIEAAKEEGNKAAEQSFSYANAVEEIHAGLYQKTMDNLENLKPADYYVCSVCGYTCENEPPETCPVCGSKAKAFIKVD comes from the coding sequence ATGAGCAAAACAGAGCAGAATTTAAAAGATGCCTTTGCCGGCGAATCCCAAGCCAATCGTAAATATCTGGCCTTTGCCAAACAGGCCGAGCAGGAAGGATACCCCCAGGCCGCTAAGCTATTCAGGGCCGTGGCCGAGGCCGAAACCGTCCACGCCCATGCCCATTTGCGTACTCTGGGAGGGATCAAAAAGACTGCCGAAAACCTGAAGGAGGCCCTGGCCGGCGAGATCCATGAGTTTAAAAAGATGTATCCGGCCATGATCGAGGCCGCCAAAGAAGAAGGGAATAAGGCGGCTGAACAAAGTTTTTCCTACGCCAATGCCGTAGAAGAGATTCATGCCGGTTTATATCAAAAGACCATGGATAATTTGGAAAATTTAAAACCGGCCGATTATTACGTCTGTTCGGTGTGCGGCTATACCTGTGAAAATGAGCCTCCGGAAACCTGTCCGGTCTGCGGCTCCAAGGCCAAGGCCTTTATTAAAGTCGATTAA